The genomic interval AGACGGTGAAATGAAAGTGTACACTCACAGTGTGACCGTCCTGTTGGGGAAGGAGTCCGGAGGTAACACCTGACGGAGCTCCATGTTGCTGCACACCACCTTCCTGTCGGACGCCAGGCTTTTCCCACCGCTTTTCGAGTGTTCGTCGTACGACTTACAGCCGGATGAGACCACCGAGGAGCCGCCGCCGCCGCGGCCGAGCAGCAGAATCGCTAACAACTGCAACAGATCCGCCCTCATTTTCACGCGCCTCGGCAGACCCGCTGCGGCATCGGCTCCGGAACCAATGTTCAGACACTCAAGCAGCACAGATGGGAGAGTTGATACCGAGTCGCTTTGTTACGAAGAGGTGACCTGAAAACCAGAGCCCGCTAAAGACAACAATGAGACCTCTGCCCGTGTCTTGTTCGGCTCAAGCGAGCCTTCCTCCTCCATTTCTCGCAAGGCTTCCCCTTAGCTCGGCGCTTTTCAGTCCGACAGAGGTGTTCTTCTTTGTTCGGCAGACGACTCGTTTATGTTTCCCTCCCCATCCCGGCGTGCAGCTCATTTCCTCCAAAATTTCACATGCCGAGTAAACTCGCTGGTTACTAAATAATTTGTCCGGTTGTTGTTGAGAGCTCTTCTTTGTTGCTCATGGCGTGGGGTCTACTGAGGCGGCTGCAGTGGTCCCAGGTTATCCGCACTAACTTTAGGAATAGCGTCCAGGCTTTTTCACAACACCCACTTTAACTTCCCAGCACTCCGGGCGACATACCCTGACCCGAGCACGAGCGACTAAACTTTCCCCGTGTCTTCTTTTCCAGGCACCAACAGGAAATTACTCccggaaaaaaaaacacaaaagggccACAACGACACCTTTTCAGCGGGGTGTGCCGCAAATGCTCGATAAAGTGAAAAGCTGTACGTCGCTTGGAAAAGCGTATCGAAATTAATTGTTATGAACTCCACCGCGTCTTTAGACAACATTCAAAGCCCGTTCTGTCCATTGAGAAGTCCTCTTCCCGTGGTCCTGCCCCGGGATCCACTGTTGTCAAGTCAGTCGGGACTCCAACCACATCCGGTCCGAATTTCAGAACAAAACCCTAGCGGAGCCATTTTTGTCAAATATTAAGTTTGAAGGACATCGTTGCAATGGCCTTACCTTTATCAAGGATTCGTTGTAGTAAAGTAGctgtactcaagtacagtacaaatATGTGTTTAAGTCACAGGCACTtcacttgaatatttccacGTTATGCAGCTTTTGATGTCTACTTCACTTTGGGGTGCAACTATTCTACGTTTGACTCCAATATGTGTATTTCACAGTCGTTAATAACTTTCCAGACGCACAATAATATGAAACGATATATCAAGTAGTTAAAATATAGCTTCTCTTTGGATAGCTActgcataaataaaataacaatcCGGAAATATTCTGTATGACAATCAAGTttgtattattgttattattattattattattattattattattattattattattattattattattattattattatgcatttGTAGTTGCCTACTTTTTCATTTGATACTTTCAGACGATTTATATGCTTTTGTTCTTGTAAAGAATTGTGATAATAATAAAttgtaaaaataacaaattcGCTCTAGTTTGCTGTACACAAAATAGGCATGAAAGATTGTCACATGAGGAGCGAAAATCCAACTGTATCCTGTAGCTATATGAGGATGTTCAGCTGAAGGATTTTTTGCCCTTTGGCAAACAGTCCATTTTCTTTGTTATGATCAAGTCAAGTGAGTCACAGAAAACTGGACTAGAGGATAGCATTGAAGTGGTCACAGGCCAGGGAACATATGGCTTTAGGCTATAATCCTTTCACCTCCACTAGTGTATTTGTTTTCAGGCCCTGTGAGGCTTGGCATACTCTGACAAGTACCCTTTAACCTTTTTGTTTGCATACAGGATGTCACATGTAAAGCAGTGGAATGGATGATACAAACTTGATGCTGATGAATGATTATTCACTCACTTACTCATCAGTCTGCTCATCACAACCTATCAAACAGTTTAAAAGTCATTCCACAGTCTGAAAAAGTCTAGAGATACCCATGGTCACGTTTTTCCCACttcaataatttaataaaatgtgggCTCTTTTGCAATCATAGTTACACATAAGTTGTCTAATTTGGTTGCTATGTAAGTTGGCTCATTTGATATCATTTGTATCACCAAGAACAAAATGGTATGCTGACaaattgaaacaaaaacatggttCGGATGCTATTTTGAACTTCAGCATTTCTTCAAATGATTTACGATAAATACTTCCCATTATTTACATGTCATATTAACACGTCCgcagaaaaatgacacaaaaaaaactCAGTAAGTAAAAGTTCCCTCGGCACACGGTGAAAACTTTACGTTCTGAACGTGACGACGTTTCACGCAGGACTCGAGGCTCGTGTGCTGCTTTCAAGTGCTCCTCGGTAAATCTGGAAATGCGATTCGTGAAAACAACTTTTAATTCAAAGGActgaaaactaaataaataaataaataaaaagactaAAAGTAGTTTTGTCTGACTATTATTTAGCCACAGAATTCACATGGTGCAACATAACCGGACAATAATGTTACAAACACTAGTGTTACAAAGTAATACTGTATTTTGGAGTATGTAACACCAAGCGTAAACAACTCAGTCCAGcacggcatgatgggaaatgtgggccGTCGCTAGAGCTCCAGCTTCCAGCAAGGTTGTGCCAACGAAAGGTGTATAGTTAGCTGAGTCCAGGTCGCAGCATGCACTGCTACCTTTGTGGTTATATTGATGTAAGTAACGCAAAAGGAGTACTAATTAGTCCTTAAGTAACACGTCacgggaagaagaaaaaacatgttccCATGTGACTTTGCGTGGGGAGCCGGAACTGCTGCGTATCAAATAGAAGGTATGTAAATACAACTATCAGATTTGTGAGGATGATGGGTGAAGTGGACACAGTATCCACCAACAGTCGTGCAGTCTAATCGAAATAAACAGGCCTACAGCAAAGACGTGAGTTCAGTTACTGCTGTCGTTGAGCCCGGAACTTTCTGTACCTGTTGAATAAACTTAATTAATGATTTGTTACCCAATGAATGTTCAATTATAACCCATATAGATTTTGACCACTGGAATATCTGACCAattcatatactgtatgcagtCTATGGACCAACCTGAGCTCGCCCACTGGTCACTCTAATTTAAAACTGGCAAAAACTCAACAGACAATTGCTCACAATAGATGACATAATTGCACCATCATTAAAACCATAAATCGTGCAGGTGATAAGACAAAGATACAGCAACAATAAATTCAGTGAAATCTGTCGGCTTACTTAAAGTCCCAATAGAAACATtactgtgatttattttttctatgTCAACATCTTACCTACTTTTGTGAAATGAAACAACCTGTTTTTGTGCTCATTGAGGTGGCTGGCAGGCAGATGGCAAGGGACCGAGTATCTGGGACACGTTTTGTCACGAGAAAGGCAGAGTGTTCGGGGAGCAGAATGGAGATGTGGCCTGCAACAGCTATGAGCTGTGGGAGAAGGACCTGGAGTGTATCCAGCAGCTTGGATTGACGCACTATCGCCTGTCCCTCTCCTGGGCCCGCCTCCTGCCCGATGGGACCACACGACATGTCAATCAAAAAGGTATTTCCATATCCTGGTGAGACCCATGCCATGGTTGAATCCAAAACGACACAATGAAATGAGCTCATTTGATGGTTGCAGTGCTGTTTAACCTTACAACCTATTAATGACAGCACTGTATACCCGTCCTACAGGTGTGCAGTACTACAACAAGGTGATTGATGATTTGCTGGCCTGCAATGTGTCGCCCATGGTCACACTTTACCACTTTGACCTGCCTCAAGCTCTCCAAGATCAAGGTGGCTGGAAATCACCGGGTACAGCGAGCACGTTTGATAGCTATGCCAAGTTTTGCTTCCAGACGTTTGGTGACCGCATCAAACTTTGGATCACCGTCAACGAGCCTTACGTGTGCGCTAAACTGGGCCATGAAGATGGCATCCATGCTCCAGGGTTAAAAGAACCAGGCACTGCTGCTTACCTGGTGGGCCACAACATGCTGCGAGCCCACGCCATGGCGTGGCACAGCTACAACACCTTTTACAGGACGAAGCAGAAGGGTGCAGTGTCTCTCGCCATCAACAGCGACTGGCTTGAGCCGTTGCGAGCAGGTTGCGCCGAGGACATCGCCGCCACTGAACGAGACCTCGCATTTACACTTGGGTGGTTTGCTTGGCCTGTGTTCGTAACTGGAGATTATCCAGAGATAATGAGATCAGCCATCGACGCTCAAAGTAGGAAGCTGGGATACGATGGCAGCACAAGACTGCCCAGTTTCTCAAAGGACGAGCCTGCCGTTTTGGGCACTGCTGACTTCTTTGCGCTGAACTACTATACGTCTCGTCAAGTGGCGCCAGGAGGCGGCTGTGGAGAGATGTTGAGTATGAAGAGTGACCGAGACGCAGGAGAAGTTGTGGATCCATCCTGGCCCGTTTGTGGGGTGTCCTGGCTCGCTGTGGTGCCCCACGGCTTAAGGAAACTTCTCAAGTACATTAAGGTAAAACTAGAACAACTGGCTCATCTGTTGgggtcattttctgtttcatgctTTGGTGAAACTCAGCTGCCTGTCCTCATCAGTACCCCAAACAAGGCTCAAACACATCCTTTATTTTGACTGTGAGTTCAATCAGTTGAAATGtgaagtcatttttctttttcctcttggcATCAAACTGAATTGaccaacacaaagacaaatcgCCTTCAACCAAACGAGGAGAACGCCGTGACATTTGTTTAGTGTCTTGCTATTGATTTTGTGTGCAGTAATCTCCTTTTAACACCTCCAGAAACACATTGATGCTTCATTAGTGCTGTCACATTGAATGAAACAGTTACTTTGCTGAAAGTGTTTGCAATTGCAATTTCCTGCTGTTGTGACTTGTCACAGGCCATTAGTTTGAGCTTGGCACCGTTGAAATGCAGCTAAACGGCACAGTGTAGACCAATCGGTCTCTCCCTGAAGTGTCTGACAGCTGAGATGCCTTGTTTGACAATAATGTTTGCCCCATGACTTTCCAGGACACTTTCAACAGCCCAGCAGTCTACATTACAGAGAATGGCTTCTCTCAGGTGGGGCCGCTGCAAATTGAGGATGTACAGCGCTCAGAGTTTTACAAGGACACCATCACGGAAGTGGCTAAAGGTAATGGCTGGTAATTCTGCACTGGAAAATAAGCAAAAAGCCATGAGCAGACAGTAACAAAATCCAAGCCAATGGGGCAAATGAGTGTAAATATTATGCTAATTGAGCATTTTGGAAACATTCTGCACACTATTTTGCTGTCAGTCCTGCAGCTGCCAATCAATACCTACCTGATAAACTCTCCTGAGTAAATTAATGCTATTCTTTCATCCCGTTTACAATGGGTATACATTGGTCACCAGTCTAAGATTTGGTTTTTCTAGCATCCAGAGTTTTGAATATTtcctcagttttgttttgcacaaaAATCTGGATGTGCCCAAGATTTTTCCTGATCcatgaaagcagaggaaaacatttttatcaatattattttattctcAGACTGTCAGGCTTCAGAATTATTACCCATAagtccagctgtttgttttggcacCACCACCTGGCCAATCTGTGTACGTTCATTGCCAGGGAAACTGAGAGTCATTGACCACATTCAGCAGCTGGTTTCTGTGGGATGGCACAGTCGCAGTTCAAGGCGAGATAAAGTAGGAAAATGGCAAGGttccacatacagtacaatacCAAAGACTCTGGTTGGAGTTGACATCAGAGATGTTGATGAAAGTCATAGAAAACACAGTTAATGCTTTAAACTAGGCTACTGTGCTTTCTACGTGTTGCTGATAATTCATGCTCTTGGTATGCTTCAGAAACCTTGATAGTGATGCTTGTCTTCAGTTATATAAAAAAGAAAGGGGCACTTGCATTTACGCTTTTCAAATCTACAAAAAgttatttcctgtgtttttattccttGCACAGCGATTCAAGAAGATGGGGTCAATGTCCGTGGATATTTTGCGTGGTCGCTGCTGGACAACTTTGAATGGGCTGATGGCTTCAGCGTTCGTTTTGGACTGTTCCACGTGGACTTCACGGATGCAAAGCTAAGGCGAACCATGTACCAGTCAGGACGGGAGTATGCAAAGATTATCTTGAAATACAAACAAGGTCAATCCGATGGAGCTCCCCAAGGGTCACAGTGAGATTGTTTTGATGTGCGTTACCTCCTGTTCCCTTTCCCTTACCTTCCCAAAGCACCTTGATATTAAAATGTATgcatcatcatttcatctcaagctcatttaaaaaaaaccttgttttgtccaaagaTAATCATTTTCATACAGCATTCGAAAAGCAGGCCCCAGGACATGTAAATGATTTCAGCTCTACGTAAATGACCCATTCATAGATCTCTAAGAGCTAAATCTCTTGTGCAAAGGTGAAGCCTCAACAAGCGTAGCAGCCATCGATATGTCTGTTTCTTGAAGTCGAGCATGTCAAATGGAAAGTCTCTGATGGGTCCCCTTTGTGACCGGCCCTCAGGAAAAAACAGATCCTGAGCAGCTTCCATGATCTGTGTAGCTGTAGTACTTTTGTCCAGTGTCAGTTGCCGAGTGTTGCCTCCATTCTTGGACCTCACTGAAAGAAAATCATCACTTTGAAAATGCAGCCAGCCCACCTCAATTCTCCGTGTGGTTTTTGTTGCACTAGTATTTTGTATGTCTTTGCACAGTGGAAGCCGGACTTGGTTCTTCAAGAGATGCtgcctttttcatcttttttgtgGTAATCTTTAGCCGTAGTCTCTTTAAAATTGCTTCTTGGTCAGTGTTTGCATCCCTCTTTCTGCGAAATGAAAGAAGAGCCAAGCGGGTGCCATTTGACAGCTCGGTCCATCTGCAATTAGAAATAAAAACCCCAAATTATCTTAATATACGAATAGGTTTACTTGgttgctgtaaaaaaaaaataatcttgaCTTCAGCAGGGGAAATGAGGACATGGATGAAGAATGTTAATTTGATTCAGTGGAGTGCAAATTAGTATTCTGTCCTGTCCGGTTCCCAGTCAGTCTGTGTGAGGAGGTTTATGGAGAGGGGAGAGTCCCTCACTCAGAGGGCCAAGCCAGCTGTAAGAccaagctgctgcagccacttcacagggctgcagcagagggatgTGCACGAATGTATTTGTCAGGGAGATGCACCTGTGAGAGTCAGAACAGGTGTGCAGTGATATGCAGATGCCACGACGAACCTGGAAATACAGTGTAATACTTCGTGTTTTACTCTGGAAGTTTCAGGTTGACCAGAAGGTTGAAGTCAATAAATCACACATCATCCGGTCAGTTTGGTTATCCTTTTTGTATTTGACACAAAACTCGTGGAGGTCTTCACTGATCACACTTGAAAGaatccatcaaaaaaaaaaaaaaaaaaagcagctcagtTATTATAATGCCACCAAGCTGCACAAAGCACACTCCAGTGGACTCAGGAGGGATGCCAGCTGAAAGCAACAGATGTCCTGCCACAGGAAGAGAGTGTAATGCCATTTGTGTTCCGCAGACAGCTGTGCAAACTCTCTACTTAAAGGAAAAACGGGAACAAGGCGAAAAGCCTTCTGTTGATTCTTTGTGCATACTGTGGTTGAGGTAGGATTACTTATATGACATGCTGAACAGTGCACTGTAAATCCACAAGGCTGAGAGAGCCATATTGGATATTAGGCTTTGACATTAGtgcgtgcaggtgtgtctcAAAGAAAGTGGAGCACCGCAGATCATTTCTAATGTTTTAGGTGCAAGTTTAAGCAAATGCTAATTAAAATCTACTTGATCTTTGCTCTTATCAGTAATCAGAGAACCAAAGGGGAGGATGAGCAGCTTGGTGGCACCTGTTTGTAAGCCTACAGTGCCACCTTGTGGTCTTAAGGGGAACTACAGTTTTGAATTCGGCAGcccagtgtgtactgtacaatATGGTGTCACATGATGTGCTGTTTTGATTAATAAAATGCATCCTGTTGGTTTAACAATAAACAACTAAAGCAGCTCCCTAACCACAATACATCATAGATTTAACACAATTAATATTTATGCTCTGATGTGaaggaaaatgtcatttataTTCTGTGTTGGGAGACTTTGTTTGCATTAATAAGCATGGTGTATCGTGACATCCAGTTGGCTGTGCATACTGTTTTCAACAGATGTGAGTAATACCCTTGTGGCCCTCCTCCATCTATGTCAAGCCGAGTGAGATTCTCCTTTGTCTTATGATGAATAACAAGCTATTGTGGAAACATGAATAATGCCACTGCACGCTCGCATTAGAACTTCTTTGCAGGCTGCTTTGAGCACAGACTTGAACCGCATCTCACACTATTTCAACGCTAATGAAGTTCGTCTAATATCTGTGGCTCTGTCAGAAGCGGCTGGTGAGCTGTACGTCTCTGCGGGATGATGGCGACTTGctgcaaaacaataaacatttaGTCAACAAATATGCATCTTGTCAGGCGGAGACTGGtggtggggggaaaaaaaatcaagccaTGTTTTGATAAAAAGTTAAGAAACTGAGAATTCTCAGGACTAAAGCAGAGATTTTTCCTATTGCCATTGGGCAACTGAATTCACAGATAAGAGTTGATAAGTAATTCCACCAACAGTCTCCCAGTATTGATGGATTCCATCTCCCTCCATCACCAGTTCGAGGTAGCTGCATGGGTGAAAGAACCACCGCTGCTGCTGACTTGATTGAGCGAAATATGAGCGAGAACTTACTCTCCGCTTAGTGAATGCTGGAATTAGCCATTTGAGGAATAATATGTGCCTATTGCAGGTTGGAAAGCTTAAAACATTAATTAGCATTTAAATAATTCACTCCTCAAGTCTCTTTAATAGCCCAATGACGAATATTCAACTTCAATTCATTACAGCGGGCAGAATTTATTCTGATTAGGCCGTGATGTAGAAAGTCACCAAAGAAACCATTTCTAAATGTGCTTTCCAATTAAGTGCCAAATATATCATGTGTATAGATAAGTTGCTTTTGACAATGAATTAGTACGTTTAATTGTAACATTCAATCATATTCACTGGCAGAGATTTACCCCGAGGAACATTCTGGCAAATTACCAAGAGAGGCCTATTTGTATTTGACCAAACTTTACTCATTATATTTTGACAGGCACTATGAAATATTCAATAACTGGGAAATTCATTTACTTATTATGAATTAAGGAAATCATTTAGCTGCTGATAAACTATCTTTATTGTGAATTATGGGAAAAGCACAATCTTGTGTATCGGTGCAGTGCTTACAGGTGCAAAGGGTATGACTTCTGGCACATAATTACCTTTTTCTATTTACTGATTATCCTCATATGCATATTCCCTGGGGAAATTGTGTAATTAGATTGTTGCTTCAATATCAAGATGAGGAGACATCAGCCACTCCCTTCCTCTGGAGCACAGATACAAATCTctgctcccctccctctccctctctttgtctggGTCTCTCAGTCAGCTGGTGAGGGACCCCGCAAGAGGCCCAAACCGCCACTCAGCCCGTCTCTTTTCTTTCGGTCTCCTGCACTTTTTCAGTCACTCTCCCTAGCTCATCATCTTCCCCTCTCCTAATCGCATTGCTCATTTTCCATTGACAAGAGAGtatgaggagagagggaggggggaaaaaaaaaaaaaaacagcacaaactttCTAAATCCCATTGACCTACTTCGCCAGACATTTCACTGGGAATTCATATTAGTGCAAAAGAGTtagaagaagaaatgttttcTCATCTCCCCACCCCCTCCGTCTTCCTCAcaaccccctccctctctttctctttcagctgGAAGCCATTTTCCTCACATCCCATTTGATCCTGTATGAGCACTACAGTACATTATACAAGTGGATAAACGCCTTACCGTGGCATAACCAGCGGTTTGGAGCTCTGTCACCACTTTTGACAGTGGTGTAAGAAGCGTGGCATCGGAGCTAtaaaaagtgctttgaaagACCTCGTCTGTGATTGATGAATTTGGCGGCGGAGACAAGATTGAGGGGGATGAATATTGCTAGGCCttgaagacaggaagtggaattATGACAGACCCATACAGAGAGCTAAAGTGGGGAGGCGAAAAgggaataaaaagagagaaaggcaattcaaatctttttcttttaagtCCCTCCCTGAGGGACTGGAGATGACCCTGCTAACGACTGTTGAAATTCTAACTCCCTTGAGTGTGATGG from Chaetodon auriga isolate fChaAug3 chromosome 24, fChaAug3.hap1, whole genome shotgun sequence carries:
- the gba3 gene encoding cytosolic beta-glucosidase; translation: MFPCDFAWGAGTAAYQIEGGWQADGKGPSIWDTFCHEKGRVFGEQNGDVACNSYELWEKDLECIQQLGLTHYRLSLSWARLLPDGTTRHVNQKGVQYYNKVIDDLLACNVSPMVTLYHFDLPQALQDQGGWKSPGTASTFDSYAKFCFQTFGDRIKLWITVNEPYVCAKLGHEDGIHAPGLKEPGTAAYLVGHNMLRAHAMAWHSYNTFYRTKQKGAVSLAINSDWLEPLRAGCAEDIAATERDLAFTLGWFAWPVFVTGDYPEIMRSAIDAQSRKLGYDGSTRLPSFSKDEPAVLGTADFFALNYYTSRQVAPGGGCGEMLSMKSDRDAGEVVDPSWPVCGVSWLAVVPHGLRKLLKYIKDTFNSPAVYITENGFSQVGPLQIEDVQRSEFYKDTITEVAKAIQEDGVNVRGYFAWSLLDNFEWADGFSVRFGLFHVDFTDAKLRRTMYQSGREYAKIILKYKQGQSDGAPQGSQ